The proteins below are encoded in one region of Streptomyces sp. NBC_00490:
- a CDS encoding bifunctional succinyldiaminopimelate transaminase/glutamate-prephenate aminotransferase, which produces MSAVSDRLPTFPWDKLEPYKKTALAHPGGIVDLSVGTPVDPVPDLIQKALVDAADSPGYPTVWGTPALRDAITGWVERRLGAREVTHRHVLPIVGSKELVAWLPTQLGLGPGDRVAYPRLAYPTYEVGARLARAEYEVYDDPTELDPEGLKLLWLNSPSNPTGKVLGKEELTRIVAWAREHGVLVFSDECYLELGWDADPVSVLHPDVNGGSYDGIVAVHSLSKRSNLAGYRAAFLAGDPAVLGPLLEIRKHGGMMTAAPTQAAVVAALGDDEHVRVQRERYAARREALRGALEGHGFRIEHSEASLYLWATRGESCWTTVAHLADLGILVAPGDFYGEAGEEFVRVALTATDERVRAAVERLA; this is translated from the coding sequence GTGTCCGCAGTCTCCGACCGTCTTCCCACCTTCCCCTGGGACAAGCTCGAGCCGTACAAGAAGACGGCTCTCGCGCACCCCGGCGGCATCGTCGACCTGTCCGTCGGCACCCCGGTCGACCCGGTTCCCGACCTGATCCAGAAGGCGCTCGTCGACGCGGCGGACTCGCCGGGCTATCCGACGGTCTGGGGCACACCGGCGCTGCGTGACGCGATCACGGGCTGGGTGGAGCGTCGCCTGGGCGCCCGCGAGGTGACGCACAGGCACGTCCTGCCGATCGTCGGTTCCAAGGAACTGGTCGCCTGGCTCCCGACCCAGCTGGGCCTCGGCCCCGGCGACCGTGTCGCGTACCCGCGCCTGGCCTACCCGACGTACGAGGTCGGCGCCCGGCTGGCCCGCGCGGAGTACGAGGTCTACGACGATCCCACCGAGCTGGACCCCGAGGGCCTGAAGCTCCTGTGGCTCAACTCCCCGTCGAACCCGACGGGCAAGGTGCTGGGCAAGGAAGAGCTCACCCGGATCGTGGCCTGGGCCCGCGAGCACGGGGTGCTCGTCTTCTCCGACGAGTGCTACCTGGAGCTCGGCTGGGACGCCGACCCGGTCTCGGTCCTGCACCCGGACGTCAACGGCGGCTCGTACGACGGCATCGTCGCGGTCCACTCCCTGTCGAAGCGCTCGAACCTCGCGGGTTACCGCGCCGCGTTCCTGGCCGGCGACCCGGCGGTCCTCGGCCCCCTCCTAGAGATCCGCAAGCACGGCGGCATGATGACGGCGGCGCCCACCCAGGCGGCGGTGGTGGCGGCCCTCGGCGACGACGAACACGTCCGCGTCCAGCGCGAGCGCTACGCGGCCCGCCGCGAGGCCCTGCGCGGGGCCCTGGAGGGCCACGGCTTCCGCATCGAGCACAGCGAGGCCAGCCTCTACCTCTGGGCCACCCGGGGCGAGTCCTGCTGGACCACGGTCGCCCACCTGGCCGACCTGGGCATCCTCGTGGCCCCGGGCGACTTCTACGGCGAGGCGGGCGAGGAGTTCGTCCGCGTGGCCCTCACGGCGACGGACGAGCGGGTGCGGGCGGCCGTGGAGCGGCTCGCGTAA
- the dapE gene encoding succinyl-diaminopimelate desuccinylase codes for MADTPLDLTLDAAQLTARLVDFPSVSGTEKPLADAIETALRALPHLTVDRYGNNVVARTNLGRAERVILAGHIDTVPIADNVPSRLDEDGYLWGCGTCDMKSGVAVQLRIAATVPAPNRDLTFVFYDNEEIAAEFNGLKHVSETHPDWLAGDFAVLLEPTNGQVEGGCQGTLRVLLKFKGERAHSARAWMGSNAIHAAAPVLAKLAAYEPRKPMVDGLEYHEGLNAVRIEGGVATNVIPDACTVTVNFRYAPDRSEEEAEAFVREYFADCGVDEFVVDDHTGGARPGLNHPSAAAFVEAVGGEVHPKFGWTDVARFSALGVPAVNYSPGNPLLAHKVDERVKVSLIPEAEERLKSWLTA; via the coding sequence ATGGCCGATACCCCGCTTGACCTCACGCTGGACGCCGCGCAGCTCACCGCGCGGCTCGTCGACTTCCCGTCCGTCAGCGGCACCGAGAAGCCGCTCGCGGACGCGATCGAGACCGCGCTGCGCGCGCTGCCGCACCTGACGGTCGACCGGTACGGCAACAACGTCGTGGCCCGTACGAACCTGGGCCGCGCGGAGCGGGTGATCCTGGCCGGGCACATCGACACGGTCCCGATCGCGGACAACGTGCCCTCGCGCCTGGATGAGGACGGCTACCTGTGGGGCTGCGGCACCTGCGACATGAAGTCCGGGGTGGCGGTCCAGCTGCGTATCGCGGCGACGGTCCCGGCACCCAACCGCGACCTCACCTTCGTCTTCTACGACAACGAGGAGATCGCCGCCGAGTTCAACGGCCTCAAGCACGTCTCCGAGACCCACCCGGACTGGCTGGCCGGCGACTTCGCCGTGCTGCTGGAGCCGACGAACGGCCAGGTCGAGGGCGGCTGCCAGGGCACGCTCCGGGTGCTGCTGAAGTTCAAGGGGGAGCGGGCGCACTCCGCGCGCGCGTGGATGGGCTCGAACGCGATCCACGCCGCGGCACCGGTGCTGGCGAAGCTGGCCGCGTACGAGCCGCGCAAGCCGATGGTGGACGGTCTGGAGTACCACGAGGGCCTCAACGCGGTCCGTATCGAGGGCGGGGTGGCCACCAACGTCATCCCCGACGCCTGCACGGTCACCGTCAACTTCCGCTACGCGCCCGACCGCAGTGAGGAGGAGGCGGAGGCGTTCGTCCGTGAGTACTTCGCCGACTGCGGGGTGGACGAGTTCGTGGTGGACGACCACACGGGCGGTGCGCGTCCCGGCCTGAACCACCCGTCGGCCGCGGCCTTCGTGGAGGCCGTCGGCGGCGAGGTCCACCCCAAGTTCGGCTGGACGGACGTGGCCCGCTTCAGCGCGCTCGGCGTGCCCGCGGTGAACTACAGCCCCGGCAACCCGCTGCTGGCCCACAAGGTGGACGAGCGGGTCAAGGTGTCGCTGATCCCCGAGGCGGAGGAGCGGCTGAAGTCCTGGCTGACGGCGTGA
- a CDS encoding ATP-binding protein, whose product MSLPLTRRIARAALLVAAGAAAGVGAAGSASAAPAELPTSNLGGLTALDGASVGNTVDGAAQKATGIAGNTGGNAVKKALPTAGKTSGKVAKKAAPAAQQTAGDAAGSAGDILGDTASTATKGGLPTDSLTKGGLPTESLPVKSLPLG is encoded by the coding sequence ATGTCCCTCCCCCTGACCCGCAGGATCGCCCGTGCCGCGCTGCTCGTCGCTGCGGGAGCGGCAGCCGGGGTCGGTGCGGCCGGCTCCGCCAGTGCGGCCCCCGCCGAACTGCCCACCTCGAACCTCGGCGGACTGACCGCCCTGGACGGGGCGAGCGTCGGCAACACCGTCGACGGCGCGGCGCAGAAGGCCACCGGGATCGCCGGCAACACCGGTGGCAACGCGGTCAAGAAGGCGCTTCCGACCGCGGGCAAGACCAGTGGCAAGGTCGCGAAGAAGGCGGCACCGGCCGCGCAGCAGACGGCGGGCGACGCGGCGGGCTCCGCCGGGGACATCCTGGGTGACACGGCGTCCACCGCGACGAAGGGCGGTCTGCCGACGGACTCCCTGACCAAGGGTGGCCTGCCGACCGAGTCCCTTCCGGTGAAGAGCCTTCCGCTCGGCTGA
- a CDS encoding heavy metal transporter has translation MPAQSRPQQRRRGRLFRGLAAFVILCAVAGYLVVQYITAGTDAPGCEVVSGKDDGVAYEFTPEQAVNAATITAVGTGRGLPERAVAIALATALQESGLRNITHGDRDSLGLFQQRPSQGWGTEKQIMDPTYAAGEFYKHLVKVDGYTKLPLTEAAQRVQRSGYPEAYAKHEPDATVLAAALTGSSAAALTCDGRSGATLAAGPEGVREALVRDFGGDALDTTAKEVGAAEATPAPQATVSGRTVTVPVTGAAKGRGSRERGWQLAHWAVANASALHIQRVTYAGREWTAGNTQSEWRAMSSEETGGAAKGAGAVRILTAQ, from the coding sequence ATGCCAGCGCAGTCCCGCCCTCAACAGCGTCGTCGTGGCCGCCTTTTCCGTGGTCTGGCGGCCTTCGTGATTTTGTGTGCCGTCGCCGGATATCTGGTGGTCCAGTACATCACCGCGGGCACGGACGCCCCGGGCTGCGAGGTCGTCTCGGGCAAGGACGACGGGGTGGCCTACGAGTTCACTCCGGAGCAGGCGGTGAACGCGGCGACGATCACGGCCGTCGGCACCGGGCGCGGGCTGCCCGAGCGGGCGGTGGCGATCGCGCTGGCGACCGCGCTCCAGGAGTCCGGCCTGCGCAACATCACCCATGGCGACCGGGACTCCCTCGGCCTCTTCCAGCAGCGGCCCTCGCAGGGCTGGGGCACGGAGAAGCAGATCATGGACCCGACGTACGCGGCCGGGGAGTTCTACAAGCATCTGGTCAAGGTCGACGGCTACACGAAGCTGCCGCTCACCGAGGCCGCCCAGCGCGTGCAGCGCAGCGGGTATCCGGAGGCGTACGCCAAGCACGAGCCGGACGCGACGGTGCTCGCCGCCGCCCTCACCGGGTCCTCGGCAGCCGCGCTGACCTGCGACGGCCGCTCGGGGGCGACCCTCGCCGCGGGTCCGGAGGGGGTGCGCGAGGCACTCGTACGGGACTTCGGCGGGGACGCGCTGGACACCACCGCCAAGGAGGTGGGGGCCGCCGAGGCGACGCCCGCTCCGCAGGCCACGGTGTCCGGGCGGACCGTGACCGTGCCCGTGACCGGCGCCGCCAAGGGCCGCGGCAGCCGGGAGCGCGGCTGGCAGCTCGCGCACTGGGCGGTGGCCAACGCCTCCGCGCTGCACATCCAGCGCGTCACGTACGCCGGGCGGGAGTGGACCGCCGGCAACACCCAGAGCGAGTGGCGGGCGATGTCGTCGGAAGAGACCGGCGGGGCGGCGAAGGGCGCGGGGGCCGTGCGGATCCTGACTGCTCAGTAG
- a CDS encoding TIGR00730 family Rossman fold protein, with protein MATGNPEGKKQPPSEQRLGPVLRRRGQVTASTTDQRLLDAGGPSDWVHTDPWRVLRIQSEFIEGFGTLAELPPAISVFGSARTPADSPEYEAGVQLGRGLVEAGFAVITGGGPGAMEAANKGACEAKGISVGLGIELPFEQGLNPYVDIGLNFRYFFVRKMMFVKYAQGFVVLPGGLGTLDELFEALTLVQTQKVTRFPIVLFGSEYWGGLVDWITNTLVAQGKASEKDLLLFHVTDDVDEAVALVSKEAGR; from the coding sequence ATGGCTACCGGCAACCCCGAGGGGAAGAAGCAGCCACCGTCGGAGCAGCGCCTGGGACCGGTCCTCCGAAGGCGGGGCCAGGTGACGGCGAGCACGACCGACCAGCGCCTCCTGGACGCGGGCGGCCCGTCCGACTGGGTCCACACCGACCCCTGGCGGGTCCTGCGCATCCAGTCGGAGTTCATCGAGGGCTTCGGCACGCTCGCCGAACTCCCGCCCGCGATCAGTGTGTTCGGGTCGGCGCGGACGCCGGCGGACTCACCGGAGTACGAGGCGGGCGTGCAGCTCGGACGGGGCCTGGTGGAGGCCGGGTTCGCCGTCATCACCGGTGGCGGTCCCGGGGCCATGGAGGCGGCCAACAAGGGCGCCTGCGAGGCGAAGGGCATCTCCGTCGGCCTCGGCATCGAGCTCCCCTTCGAGCAGGGGCTCAACCCCTACGTCGACATCGGCCTCAACTTCCGGTACTTCTTCGTCCGCAAGATGATGTTCGTGAAGTACGCGCAGGGCTTCGTGGTCCTGCCCGGCGGTCTCGGCACCCTGGACGAGCTGTTCGAGGCCCTGACCCTCGTCCAGACCCAGAAGGTCACCCGCTTCCCGATCGTCCTCTTCGGCAGCGAGTACTGGGGCGGCCTCGTCGACTGGATCACCAACACCCTGGTGGCCCAGGGCAAGGCGTCGGAAAAGGACCTGCTCCTCTTCCACGTGACGGACGACGTGGACGAGGCGGTGGCCCTGGTCTCGAAGGAGGCGGGCCGCTAG